One genomic region from Ammospiza caudacuta isolate bAmmCau1 chromosome 1, bAmmCau1.pri, whole genome shotgun sequence encodes:
- the KLF10 gene encoding Krueppel-like factor 10 has translation MEMMTEKQRDMKYFWNNTPEKSDYEAVEALISMSCNWKSDLKKHAEMRPITPASDMSEESDEALLPGAADFNAIPAFCLTPPYSPSDLEMSQVIHPLGKVLPEAAKPPVATPQREAERSPAARPLKARVTSVIRHTADAQLCDHKTCPVRAASVLQYQDSAWRAANRRPKAKEEPSVCSAEAPSAASAEGSELSEAEGRAAEPAAAPVPLTKPSLSKEEPVPEPAEQPAGAALPSPAPGSGAPPVPVICQMVPLPTNNNVVTAVVPGAAPSQQPALCQPMVFMGTQVPKGAVMFVVPQPVVQGTKAPIVSPNGTRLSPIAPAPGFVPSTAKTTPQADSSRIRSHICGYPGCGKTYFKSSHLKAHVRTHTGEKPFSCSWKGCERRFARSDELSRHRRTHTGEKKFACPMCERRFMRSDHLTKHARRHLSAKKLPNWQMEVSKLSDVAVPPASATAQ, from the exons ATGGAGATGATGACTGAAAAACAGAGAGATATGAAGTATTTCTGGAACAATACGCCTGAAAAAAGTGATTATGAGGCTGTAGAAGCCCTTATTTCTATGAGTTGCAACTGGAAATCAGACCTCAAGAAACATGCAGAAATGAGACCTATAACTCCTGCATCTGACATGTCGGAAGAAAGTGACGAGGCTTTGcttcctggagcagcagatttCAATGCCATACCAGCATTT TGCCTGACCCCTCCCTACAGCCCTTCTGACTTGGAGATGTCGCAGGTGATCCATCCTCTGGGCAAGGTGCTGCCCGAGGCTGCCAAGCCTCCTGTGGCCACACctcagagagaagcagagaggtCTCCAGCAGCCAGGCCTCTGAAAGCTCGAGTGACAAGTGTTATCCGCCACACGGCTGATGCCCAGCTCTGTGACCACAAAACCTGCCCTGTGAGAGCAGCCAGTGTGCTCCAGTACCAGGACAGTGCTTGGAGGGCAGCAAACAGGAGGCCGAAGGCCAAGGAGGAGCCCTCCGTGTGCTCTGCCGAGGCGCCGAGTGCAGCCAGCGCTGAGGGCAGCGAACTGTCCGAGGcagagggaagagctgcagagccagctgctgctcccgTGCCCTTGACAAAGCCCTCGCTGAGCAAGGAGGAGCCCGTCCCTGAGCCAGCGGAGCAGCCAGCGGGGGCGGCACTGCCgtcccctgccccaggcagcGGGGCCCCCCCTGTGCCAGTGATTTGCCAGATGGTGCCGCTGCCCACGAACAACAATGTTGTGACGGCCGTGGTGCCCGGCGCCGcgcccagccagcagcctgcCCTCTGTCAGCCCATGGTCTTCATGGGCACCCAGGTTCCCAAGGGTGCCGTCATGTTTGTTGTGCCCCAGCCAGTCGTGCAGGGCACAAAGGCTCCCATTGTTAGTCCAAATGGCACGAGACTCTCTCCCATTGCCCCCGCTCCTGGCTTTGTACCTTCTACAGCAAAAACCACTCCTCAGGCTGATTCTTCAAGAATAAGAAGTCACATTTGCGGCTACCCAGGATGTGGGAAAACGTACTTCAAGAGCTCCCATTTGAAGGCTCATGTCAGAACACACACAG GAGAAAAGCCGTTCAGTTGCAGCTGGAAGGGCTGCGAGAGGAGGTTTGCCCGCTCCGATGAACTGTCTCGGCACCGCAGGACGCACACTGGCGAGAAGAAGTTTGCCTGCCCGATGTGCGAGCGGCGCTTCATGCGCAGCGACCACCTCACGAAGCACGCGCGCCGCCACTTGTCAGCGAAGAAATTACCCAACTGGCAGATGGAAGTGAGCAAGCTCAGTGATGTGGCCGTGCCACCAGCCTCTGCGACCGCCCAGTGA